The Prochlorococcus marinus str. MIT 9301 genome window below encodes:
- a CDS encoding kinase, with amino-acid sequence MKDLDINFPLDKFEKLIIDIGWESLDDWFNFWNNKRNILSIDQYWNNKVNDDWIWGLALPLLSQAYKFQNNFSDRKIIGISALPGTGKTTLGKWLETISLKLNFKIAVISIDDFYLPSNEMKLAIKNNPWNVARGFPGSHSVNLMHEKLLNWKMNGELNVPVFDKSLRNGLGDRSHWRLENPDLLILEGWFLGVKPFSDDITDQLINTKNLSLHESSYILKIQNNLNEYSDIWTLIDNIWHLKPLKIEYMNTWKTNQEKEMFLQKGNALKDEKLSNFLRMLNVSIPHKSFDVIKSYALLLIDQERNLVEAGLNL; translated from the coding sequence ATGAAAGATTTAGATATCAATTTTCCTCTTGATAAGTTTGAAAAATTAATTATTGATATTGGTTGGGAATCCTTGGATGATTGGTTCAATTTTTGGAATAATAAAAGAAACATCCTTTCAATTGATCAATATTGGAACAATAAAGTAAATGATGACTGGATTTGGGGTTTAGCATTACCTCTTTTATCTCAGGCTTATAAATTTCAAAATAATTTTTCTGATAGAAAAATTATTGGAATCTCAGCTTTACCTGGGACAGGTAAAACAACTCTAGGTAAATGGCTCGAAACTATATCATTAAAATTAAACTTCAAAATTGCAGTTATTTCAATTGACGACTTTTATCTTCCATCAAATGAAATGAAATTAGCAATTAAGAATAACCCTTGGAATGTTGCAAGAGGGTTCCCTGGAAGTCACTCAGTAAATTTAATGCATGAAAAATTATTAAATTGGAAGATGAATGGGGAATTAAATGTACCAGTTTTCGATAAATCTTTAAGAAATGGATTAGGAGATAGATCTCATTGGAGATTAGAAAATCCTGATTTATTAATTCTTGAAGGATGGTTTTTGGGAGTAAAACCTTTTTCTGATGACATAACTGATCAACTCATAAATACAAAAAATTTGAGTCTTCATGAATCATCTTATATTTTAAAAATTCAAAATAACCTAAACGAATATTCAGATATTTGGACTTTAATAGACAATATTTGGCACTTAAAGCCCTTGAAGATTGAATATATGAATACATGGAAAACAAATCAGGAAAAAGAAATGTTTTTACAGAAAGGTAATGCTCTTAAAGATGAAAAATTATCTAATTTCTTGAGAATGCTTAATGTCTCAATTCCTCATAAAAGTTTTGATGTTATAAAATCATACGCGCTTTTATTAATTGATCAAGAAAGAAATTTAGTTGAGGCTGGATTGAATTTGTAG
- a CDS encoding DUF1830 domain-containing protein has protein sequence MVEFSYKNEGCRMVVLRCIGPSNFFLERVLFPTDILTFMAPNDSRVEIWGNELYGPKLEERIRISADNEDSTLVA, from the coding sequence ATGGTTGAGTTTTCTTACAAAAATGAAGGCTGTAGGATGGTTGTATTGAGATGTATTGGTCCATCAAATTTTTTCTTAGAGAGAGTTTTATTTCCAACTGACATTCTTACTTTTATGGCTCCAAATGATTCAAGAGTTGAAATCTGGGGAAATGAATTATATGGCCCTAAGTTGGAGGAGAGAATAAGAATTTCGGCTGATAACGAAGATTCAACTTTAGTGGCATAG
- a CDS encoding undecaprenyl-diphosphate phosphatase yields MEYLKFVLYGLIQGLTEFIPVSSTAHLKVISLFLGIDDPGASLSATIQLGSVIAIAYYFRNDIFNFRSQSSKKFLEYLFHERLLRSIFIGTIPIVLLGGSIKIFIPSFFENVLRSNLSIALVSFLMAFFMYLADSSKRGSINIKNHNFSNSFLIGIFQAFAIFPGVSRSGVTISSALISGWERGDAAKFSFLLGMPAISLAAIVEFVSSFNDFFSLGFFPLFVGLITTFLSSLLAIDFLLKYFSSNGLKIFIIYRVIFGVVILLNL; encoded by the coding sequence TTGGAATATTTAAAATTTGTTTTATATGGATTAATTCAAGGGTTAACTGAATTTATCCCTGTAAGTAGTACAGCACATTTAAAAGTTATATCTCTTTTTTTAGGTATTGATGATCCTGGAGCATCTTTGTCCGCTACTATTCAACTTGGAAGTGTTATAGCCATAGCTTATTATTTTAGGAATGATATTTTTAATTTCAGAAGTCAATCTTCCAAAAAATTTCTTGAATATCTCTTCCATGAAAGATTATTAAGATCTATTTTTATTGGGACTATACCAATTGTTTTACTTGGTGGGAGTATAAAAATATTTATCCCTTCTTTTTTTGAAAACGTTCTTCGTTCAAATTTATCAATAGCATTGGTCTCATTCCTAATGGCTTTTTTTATGTACTTGGCAGATAGTTCAAAAAGAGGTTCTATTAATATTAAAAACCATAATTTTTCAAATAGTTTTTTGATAGGTATCTTTCAAGCATTTGCAATTTTTCCTGGCGTTTCAAGATCGGGGGTCACTATCTCTAGCGCTTTAATATCAGGATGGGAAAGAGGAGATGCTGCGAAATTTTCTTTTCTTTTAGGTATGCCAGCTATTTCTCTTGCTGCGATTGTTGAGTTTGTTTCTTCTTTTAATGATTTTTTTTCATTAGGCTTTTTCCCTCTTTTTGTTGGCCTTATTACTACATTTTTGTCATCTTTATTAGCAATAGATTTCTTATTAAAGTATTTTTCTTCAAATGGGTTGAAAATATTTATCATCTATCGAGTAATTTTTGGTGTTGTAATTCTTTTGAATTTATAA